ACGACCTGAAGCAGACTGGATCCGCTGAGGTTTGCGTTGCTCATTTGAGAGGCAAACTTCTGTTTAAGCATTTCACTTAATGAAGCATTGAGATCAGTTTGAGAATTTGTTCCCTGCTCAGCAGGTATTTCTTCATTTATGGTTTCTTTTTTGACGGGTATATCCTCAATTATCCCCTCTTTTACAAATAGTTCGTATCTGCTTGTCCCATAAATGTGCTTAATCTTTGCGTAAATGTGATTTTGCAGTTCAATTGACCCCCCTGGCGGCAAATATTTGCAGCTGAATTGACCCCCCATATTTGCAATTCAATTGACCCCTCTGTGGTGTCAGCTTTTGTAAAAAGTTTTGTAAAAATCTCTCCTTTGTATAATGCCTCCATAGAAAATAACTATGGAGAAATTGAATGCGAAAGGAGTACCACATGCACGACATCCTGGATATTCTACGACGCAGAAAGCATGGCGACGGCTTTAAGACGATCGCCAAGGCTCGCAAGATGTCTAGAAACACCATCAGGAAATACATAGAACTGGCTGTCACTTTGGGTTTCGAAAGTGACAGTGAGCCACCACTGGAGGAGATCGCATACGGTGTCTACCGCAAAGTATACGGAGACGGTTCTCGCCCAGTCAGTGAGTGCCGTAAAGTTCTTATTCCATACAAAGAGAAACTGGAACACTGGCTGAGTGAAGAGCGCCTCACTATGACCAAGATTCATTCTCTTCTTAAGCGTCATGGTGTTTCTGTAAGCTATGACACACTGCGCCGCTACCTTCATGAAGATCTTGGTTTCTTTAAGCACAACACAGTCCGCATGCCTGAAACTGCTCCAGGCGAATACGCAGAGGTTGATTTCGGTCGTCTGGGGCTTTTATATGACCCTGAGACAGACAGAAGGCGTGTGGTCCATGCATTGATAGTGACTTTGCCTTACAGCCGCTATCAGTATGTTCACCTTTGCCATAGCATGAAATTCCAGGAAGTAATCACCGGTCTGGAATCAGCCTGGGAATTCTTCGGCGGTGTTCCTGCGAAAGTGATTGTCGACAACATGAAGACAGCCATAGATAAGGCAGACCGTTATGATGCGCAGTTCAACCGCTACTTTTATGAGTATGCTTGTTACCGTGGATTTATCATAGACCCTGCAAGGGCAGTTGCTCCGAAAGACAAGCCTAAAGTTGAAAGAAATGTATCATATGTCAGAGATAACTTCTTTAAAGGAGAGACATTCAGGAGCCTTTCCCATGCACAGGAAGCAGCAGATGCCTGGTGCAGAACTGTCTCCGGCATGCGTATACATGGCACAACTAAAAAGCATCCCCGCATTGTATTTGATATGGAAGAGCAGGCGAATCTGCTCCCTCTGGAACAGGAGCGTTACGATGTACCTTTCTGGGGAACCTGCAAAGTGCATCCAGACCATCATATCCGTATTCAAAGCGCTCTTTATTCTGTCCCCACTGTATACATAGGCAAAGAGGTTTCTGTAAGGCTGGACAGCAAGCTGGTTCGCATTTACCACAAAGAGCAGCAGATAAAGGTGCATAGTCGTATGAAAAAAGGTAAACGCTCAACAGACACCAGTGACTATCCTGAAGAGAAACGTGGATACACCATGAAGAGCTGTGAATATCATATTTATAAGGCTAAAGAAGTAGGTTTCTACTGCGGAGAATTTATGGAGCGTCTGCTATCCGGTGACTTCCCATGGCAGAATCTAAGGCAGGCTCAGAAACTCATCCGGGATGCTGATAAATATGGTCATGGTCGTATGGAGCAGGCATGTCAGCGGGCAGTAAGCTTCGACCTCATCAATGTGTACAGAGTAGTAAATATAATTGAGCTCTCTATGCAGAATAATGAGGTAGAAAAATCTTCCTGTAAAGTGCTGAAACCCGCTAAATTTACACGCAATAAAAACTATTTCTACGAAGGAGGTCACGATGACACTATCAAATGAACTGAAACAGACAGTAAAAAAACTAAGGCTGTCGGGAATACTGGCTACTTTACCGGAACGGATGGCTTATGCCAAACAGCAGCACCTGACATATGCAGAGTTTCTTGAGTTGGTAATGCAGGATGAAGTGGACAGGCGTCTTCATAACCAGGTGGATAATCAAATGAAAAAAGCTGGTATTAACCCCTTTGAGACACTGGAGAGATATGACTTCGACGCTCCGGTGCAGGTAGACAGAGAAATGATCAAAGGACTGTTCGGTCTGAATTTTATTGAGGAAAAAGATAACGTGATGCTGTGCGGACCTGTCGGTGTTGGTAAAACATATCTGGCAAATGCATTGGCCCACGCTGCTGTGCGAAGAGGTAAAAAAGTCCTGATGGTCAGAGCAGAGAAACTTTTTAAAAGACTGCAGCAGTCCAGAGCTGACTACTCCTATGAGAAGGCTCTGCTTGGATTTATTACTCCCGATATGCTTATTATAGATGACTTCGGACTGAAGGCATTGAATGAACAACAGTCTACTGACTTCTATGAGATTGTTGTGGAAAGGTACGGGAGAGCATCTACTGTGATCACAAGCAACAGGGATACGGATGAATGGCTGGAACTATTCCATGACCCGATTCTCGCAAACTCGGCACTCGACAGGTTGGTGCATAATGCATACAGAGTTGTCATTGAGGGTGAGAGCTATAGAAAAATTAAATCCAGAAAAAAGTTGATTTAAAAAGGAAGATGACGTAAACAAAAATTAAGGAGAGAGGGGGTCAATTAACCTGCAAATCAGAGGGGTCAATTGAACTGCAAAATGACACGTAAAAAGGCTCTGATGGTGAAAGGCATTGAAAAACAGCATCTTTTGGGAATAGGCTAGCCTCAATATCGCTTTTATTATAACCTTTGACTGATTTTAGATTACCACCCTTATATGTGCAGTAGGCATTCAGGTCATATATTACGCCAAGGTCTTCATCTATATCAGTAACATTTTCAATCTCGTAATTATATCTCTGATACATTGAGCCATCATCAAGGTGTCTTACATGAGTAACGGCTTTACCGTCCACAATACCAAATTTGATATTCAAGAACCCTTCAAGTGTCTTCGGTTTGTCAGAGTTCTCAAACTTATTCATAATATTGTACTGAAAATTTGATAAGACAGGTTTGCCTGACTTTGCGCTGGTCAGAACCATTAAATACCTATACTCCTGAACATCCTCCTGATTAAGCCGCCTTGGTCTTTTCGCAATAATTGTCTCAACAGCAAAATCTAAGTTACCGCCATAGCATTGCCAATTCTTCGATTTTGTATCAGGCTCCACCTTTTGTATGGTTTGCTTTCCTGTAAAAGAATCAGTGATAACTTTATCAGCTACACTTTTGCCGGCAACACTGTCACAGATTTTAAAAAGCTCTGCATTAATAAAGCCAATCCATTGACCATCGGCTTCTATGGCTGTTTGATTATCTGCAAAGTTTATAAACTCAACAGGAAAAGAAGCATACAAATACTTCACACTGCCTATATTGGCGAGTTTTTCTCTTAAAGTAGAATTATCAAGCTGTCTTTCCTTTGATGGATTTGGGCCTAGAGCATTCAGCATGCTAAACTGTGCTCCAGTTCCTCCACAACCATAGAGAGCAATCCCCGCAAATAAAAAGAAAAGTGTAAGCCAAAGTCTTCTCATACAATCCTCCAAATAATAATTTGTAGTCAAAATACCAATATCTGCTATTTACCTCAAGGAAAATATTTACCTATGGGAAAATGTAATCAAGATACAAGTAGAAGATAATCAGGCAATGTGAGGTTGCTTGATGGATGAATATCAGGATTTCTTAAAGCGTGTTTCTGATAATGTTAAAAGAATGCGACTTGAACGTGGCAAAACCACAGAGTGCTCGTAGCGGCGTGACTCGGACAGCGTAGCGTTTTCCCGTCGGACACCGTAGCGGAAACATTCGGACACCATAGCGGCCGCCGGACAGTCTATCGGTGCTCGGACACTGTAGCGCTCGCCGGACACTGTATCGGCCTTCGGACAGCGTAGCGGAGCTCGGACACTTCCCGCCAGCAAGGTTAACCTTTAAACTGTCCTCCAATAATAAGTTGGAGGCAAATATGACGAGGTTAACAATGAGCGAGATCAAAGAGGTAATACGCCTAAGATACATAAACCAGCTTTCCATCCGTCAGATATCGGTATCCACCGGAATCCCTAAGTCAACGGTATCAGACTATGTGAACCGTTTCCGTATAACAGGCCTTAAGGCTGAGGAGTTGTCTTCAGTATCCGAAGATGAGCTGTACAGCCGTCTCTTTCCAGAAAGGTCAATGTCTTTGAACCGAACCTTCCCTATGCCGGATCTGGATTATATCGCCAGAGAGAAACGACGCAAGGGTGTCACATGGCTTCTGTTATGGCAGGAGTATAAATCAGTCCATCCCGACGGCTATAACTACACTCAGTTCAAAGAGTACTGCAAGAAACACATATCCCGTCTAAGTCCGACCATGCGCCAGATATACAACGCCGGTGAAATAATGTTCGTAGACTATTCCGGCCTGACAATGGATATAGTAGACCGCTATACAGGAGAAGTGAGTGAGGCACAGATCTTTGTATCAGCTCTTGGAGCATCGGGAGCTGTGTTCGTACATGCAACAGAAAGCCAGAAGAAAGAATCATTCATCCTGTCTCATAGTCTCGCATTTGAATATTACGGTGCAGTTTCAAAGACCGTAGTGCCGGATAATCTGAAATCAGCAGTAACTAAACACACCAGAGATGTTCTTACGGTCAACAGCAGCTACTCAGACATGGCTAAGTATTACGGTTGTGCAGTCATCCCTGCCAGACCTGCGAAACCTCAGGACAAAGCAAAGGTAGAACAGGCAGTTCAGGGGATACAGAGATGGGTACTTGCAAAGCTCAGAAACAGATTGTTTAACACCGTGCAGGAACTGAACTCTGCCATAGCTGCGAAATCCGGTGCTGATTGGACAGGCAATCCGGTTTTAATTGGACACCATTTCCGGAATTGATTGGACACTCAATCCGGAATTGACTGGACAGTGAATCCGGAAATGACTGGACACTTAAGCGCAGCTACCGGATTTACATTTGTGTCCCGTTTTATGATTTGAATTGAATTTTACGTTAATCTTCCGAGCCTATAGAATCTGTCTCAAAAACAGGAGAGACAGATGCGACGACACAAGAAAGGAAGGTTAACAATGAAATATCTTCGTGAAGTAATCCGCCTTCATGACTTAGGCGGTCTCAGCAACCGTCAGATAGCCAAAGCCTGTAATGTATCACCGACGACAGCAGGCGGATGCATCAACAAATACATAGATTCAGGCATTCCTTATGAAACCTTTGCCGAGCTTCCGGATGAGGAGCTTGAGTCAATCTTTTACCCCAAGGAACCAGATCAGCCCGTATACTCCCGCCCCATGCCGGATATGGAGTATCTTTGCAAAGAGCTTAAGCGGAAAGGGGTGACTCTTCAGCTTCTCTGGGAAGAGTATATCCGTGAGAATCCCGGAGGCTACAGCCGTTCCCAATTCTCTTACCACTATCAGCAGTGGAGTAAAAAGATTAATCCGACGATGCGGTTTAATCATAAAGCAGGCGAGAAGGTATTTGTAGACTTCTCCGGTTACAAGCCTGAGATCGTAAATCCAATAACAGGCGAGGTGACATCAGTAGATCTCTTTGTAGCGACCTTAGGAGCAAGTTCATACACTTATGCGGTATGTGTTCCTGACCAGACGAAAGAGTTCTGGATAGAAGCCCATGTAAAGATGTTCGATTTCTTCGGCGGCGTTCCTGAATGCATAGTGCCGGATAATCTTAAGTCCGGAGTAACGTCCCCATGCTTTTACGACCCTGATATAAATCCCGGCTACGCAGACATGGCAGCGCATTACGGCATAGCAGTTGTCCCCGCAAGACCAGGTAAACCAAAGGATAAGGGGAAGGTAGAGAACGGCGTACTTAACGTTCAGCGCCGTATCCTTGCTGTACTCCGTAACCACACATTTAACAGCATACAGGAACTCAACAGCGCAGTGGCGGAAGAGCTTGTAAATCTTAACGCCAGACCCATGCAGCATATGAAGTCATCCCGCAGACAGCTGTTCAAAGGATTAGACCAGCCTGCGCTGAAACCACTTCCCTCTGAAAGGTTCGAACAGTACAGCTGGAAGAAGGCCAAGGTGAGCTTCAACTATCATGTGCAGGTAGGAGATACTCACTACAGTGTCCCATGGCGGCTTATGGGTGAAACTGTAGATATCAAATACAACAGCAGGATAGTTCAGATAATACATAAGAATAAATGCATAGCATCACACCCCAGGTCTTTTAAGTATGGCTACTACGCTACCTCTAAAGCCCACATGCCGCCCAACCATCAGTTCGTTGCTTCAGGCTGGACGCCTGAAAGAATTAATAAGTGGGCATCAAAGGCCGCAGGAGCGTACACCGCCAAAGCAATAGATGCCATTATTGACAGCAGGCAGTTTCCGGAACAGGCTTACAAGAGCTGTATGGGTGTCATTAAGCTTTCGAAATATTACCAGCCGGAAAGACTTGAGAAGGCATGCCGTATGGTTCTGGAGAGCGGCACTGTCAGATACAAGAGCATCAAGTCTATCCTTGAAAAAGGTCTGGATAAAATACACTACCTTGAACCTGAACCAAGAAAAAATCTTGTCCATGAGAATATCAGGGGCAATGAGTACTATCGTATAAAAGGAGATGACTAAAGATGGAACTAACGGAAATGATGACACAGCTCAGACTTAAAGGATTCATACAGGCGTATGAACTACAGCAGAAGATGCCGGAGATTGATGATCTCAGTTTCGAGGAGAGGCTGAGAATCCTTCTGGAGCATGAGTCACTATACAGGGAAGACAGACAACTCTGCCTGCTTCTAAAGAAAGCTAAACTCAGGTATCCCGGAGCCTGCATAGAGGACATCCGGTACAGGAACGGCAGAAACATTACAAAGCAGATGATGCTGGAACTTGGTAAAAACGATTGGGTGCGCAAACACAGGAATATCATAATCACCGGTGCCTCTGGCGTAGGAAAGACTTATATCGCCTGTGCTCTCGGCAACAGCGCATGTCGAAACGGAATAAAGTCCCTCTATGTCAGACTGCCGAGACTCCTTCAGGAACTTAAGATTGCCAGAACAGATGGTACTTATGTAAAGGTACTCACTCAGCTTTCCAGAGTAAATGTGCTGATCGTTGACGACTGGGGGCTTGATACTCTGAACGACCACGAGAGGAAGGACTTCCTTGAGGTCATGGAAGACCGCTACTCCGTCAGATCCACTATTATCGCTACTCAGATACCCGTTGATAAATGGCATGACATTATAGGTGACCATACTATCGCTGACGCTATCTGTGACAGGCTTGTACATAACGCAGAGCACTTACAGCTTACCGGCGACTCTCTCAGAAAAGAGAAAGAACAGAGCTCTGTTAACATGAAAAATGAATAGATTTACCACTGAACGCTTGACCAAAGATGGACATTTAGATATTTAAAAGGAGTAGGAAGATTAACTGAATTCAAACTGTCCAATCAAAACCGGAAACACTGTCCAGTCATTTCCGGATTCAGTGTCCAATTACACCGGAATATGCAGCCATAGCTCCGCTTACTGAGGCCTATAACAATAAAGTCATAAGAGGTATCGGCAAGAGCCGTCTTGAGCTTCTGAATGAGATAGACCGTCCTGAGATGCTGCCCCTGCCAAAGGAGAGATATCAGTATCGTGAGTATCTGATAAGACATGTAGGAGTCGACTATCATGTGGATGTTTCCGGCAGCAGATACTCTGTCCCTTACAAGCTAATAAAGAACAAGGTGGACGTATGGCACTCCGCCACCACAGTAGAGATATATCACAAAGGATACCCTGTAGCCATCCACCCTAAGTCAAAGAGAGGTTCCACTCTCACAGAGCACATGCCGCCGAATCATGTCATGTGGCAGGAGAAATGGAACCCTACACGTATACTCAACTGGGCAGGCTCTATAGGCTTCGATACTGCAAGGCTCATGAAGAATATCCTTGATTCCAGAAGTCATCCGGCAAACGCTTACAGGACATGTATAGCTATCCTCAGCAGAGCAAAAAGCCATGATAAAAGTGACTTCAACATGGCATGTAAGAAGGCTGTAGAGATAAGAGCTTATTCAGTAAAGAGCCTTGAATCCATACTTAGCAGTAAAATATATCTTGAGAAGGATGAGAAGAACACTGCTCCGCTCAGCAATCATAATAATGTGCGGGGGAGAGACTATTATAAAGAGGAGGACAAATGTCAAAGTTAGAAGACCTTATTGCAGAGCTGAAGCTCGCCGGACTGGAGGCGGCTCTTTCCAGACAGATGGAGAATCCACAGTACAGAGATCTGCCGTTTGAGGATCGTCTGCTTCAGCTTCTGCAGGCGGAATCAGCAGAGAGGCTGTCACGCAAGATAAAGAGGAACATGGCGCAGGCGAAGTTCAAAGACCTCAACGCAAGGGTCGAGGATATCGACTACACGATACCAAGGGGGCTTGATAAGTCAGCTATGCTTTCGCTCATCGCAGGTGAGTATCTGAATAAAAAGCAGAATATCCTTATTACAGGTCCTACAGGAACAGGTAAAAGCTTCATTGCTCAGGCTCTTGCCAATATGGCTGTACGGGACGGGCTTAATGCCAGATATTACCGACTTCCCAGGCTTATGGATGAGATGAAGCTGGCAAGGCTGGATGGTACTTATGTCAAGGGGCTGAACAAAATAGCCAGATATAATCTGCTCATCCTTGATGACTTCGGAATTAATCCGCTCACCGCCGATGATGCCAACGACCTTCTTGAGGTGATTGAGGATCGTGCGGGTATCAGCAGTGTTATCGTCACCTCGCAACTGCCTGTAGATCGCTGGTATGACTATCTCAACAACGATACTGTGGCTGACGCCATTCTGGACAGGCTGCTTCACAGCAGCCACAAGATCAAACTTAAAGGTGAAAGTATAAGGAAGATTCAAGCGGATAACGCTTGATTTATAGATGAACTGGTTCTTATAATCAGAAAAAGGTTACCTTGCGGCAAAAGTGTCCGACGACCGATACGCTGTCCGAATGTTTCCGATCCCACTGTCCGAATAAGCCGATACAGGCACACAGAGGAGATAGCCTTTGAAGCTCTGGGGCATAGCTCTACAGCGTTCGTGAATCAGGCCGAAAACCTCAAAAACGGTAAACA
This window of the Denitrovibrio acetiphilus DSM 12809 genome carries:
- the istA gene encoding IS21 family transposase: MHDILDILRRRKHGDGFKTIAKARKMSRNTIRKYIELAVTLGFESDSEPPLEEIAYGVYRKVYGDGSRPVSECRKVLIPYKEKLEHWLSEERLTMTKIHSLLKRHGVSVSYDTLRRYLHEDLGFFKHNTVRMPETAPGEYAEVDFGRLGLLYDPETDRRRVVHALIVTLPYSRYQYVHLCHSMKFQEVITGLESAWEFFGGVPAKVIVDNMKTAIDKADRYDAQFNRYFYEYACYRGFIIDPARAVAPKDKPKVERNVSYVRDNFFKGETFRSLSHAQEAADAWCRTVSGMRIHGTTKKHPRIVFDMEEQANLLPLEQERYDVPFWGTCKVHPDHHIRIQSALYSVPTVYIGKEVSVRLDSKLVRIYHKEQQIKVHSRMKKGKRSTDTSDYPEEKRGYTMKSCEYHIYKAKEVGFYCGEFMERLLSGDFPWQNLRQAQKLIRDADKYGHGRMEQACQRAVSFDLINVYRVVNIIELSMQNNEVEKSSCKVLKPAKFTRNKNYFYEGGHDDTIK
- the istB gene encoding IS21-like element helper ATPase IstB, whose product is MTLSNELKQTVKKLRLSGILATLPERMAYAKQQHLTYAEFLELVMQDEVDRRLHNQVDNQMKKAGINPFETLERYDFDAPVQVDREMIKGLFGLNFIEEKDNVMLCGPVGVGKTYLANALAHAAVRRGKKVLMVRAEKLFKRLQQSRADYSYEKALLGFITPDMLIIDDFGLKALNEQQSTDFYEIVVERYGRASTVITSNRDTDEWLELFHDPILANSALDRLVHNAYRVVIEGESYRKIKSRKKLI
- the istA gene encoding IS21 family transposase, which translates into the protein MTRLTMSEIKEVIRLRYINQLSIRQISVSTGIPKSTVSDYVNRFRITGLKAEELSSVSEDELYSRLFPERSMSLNRTFPMPDLDYIAREKRRKGVTWLLLWQEYKSVHPDGYNYTQFKEYCKKHISRLSPTMRQIYNAGEIMFVDYSGLTMDIVDRYTGEVSEAQIFVSALGASGAVFVHATESQKKESFILSHSLAFEYYGAVSKTVVPDNLKSAVTKHTRDVLTVNSSYSDMAKYYGCAVIPARPAKPQDKAKVEQAVQGIQRWVLAKLRNRLFNTVQELNSAIAAKSGADWTGNPVLIGHHFRN
- the istA gene encoding IS21 family transposase; translation: MRRHKKGRLTMKYLREVIRLHDLGGLSNRQIAKACNVSPTTAGGCINKYIDSGIPYETFAELPDEELESIFYPKEPDQPVYSRPMPDMEYLCKELKRKGVTLQLLWEEYIRENPGGYSRSQFSYHYQQWSKKINPTMRFNHKAGEKVFVDFSGYKPEIVNPITGEVTSVDLFVATLGASSYTYAVCVPDQTKEFWIEAHVKMFDFFGGVPECIVPDNLKSGVTSPCFYDPDINPGYADMAAHYGIAVVPARPGKPKDKGKVENGVLNVQRRILAVLRNHTFNSIQELNSAVAEELVNLNARPMQHMKSSRRQLFKGLDQPALKPLPSERFEQYSWKKAKVSFNYHVQVGDTHYSVPWRLMGETVDIKYNSRIVQIIHKNKCIASHPRSFKYGYYATSKAHMPPNHQFVASGWTPERINKWASKAAGAYTAKAIDAIIDSRQFPEQAYKSCMGVIKLSKYYQPERLEKACRMVLESGTVRYKSIKSILEKGLDKIHYLEPEPRKNLVHENIRGNEYYRIKGDD
- the istB gene encoding IS21-like element helper ATPase IstB — its product is MELTEMMTQLRLKGFIQAYELQQKMPEIDDLSFEERLRILLEHESLYREDRQLCLLLKKAKLRYPGACIEDIRYRNGRNITKQMMLELGKNDWVRKHRNIIITGASGVGKTYIACALGNSACRNGIKSLYVRLPRLLQELKIARTDGTYVKVLTQLSRVNVLIVDDWGLDTLNDHERKDFLEVMEDRYSVRSTIIATQIPVDKWHDIIGDHTIADAICDRLVHNAEHLQLTGDSLRKEKEQSSVNMKNE
- a CDS encoding Mu transposase domain-containing protein — encoded protein: MLPLPKERYQYREYLIRHVGVDYHVDVSGSRYSVPYKLIKNKVDVWHSATTVEIYHKGYPVAIHPKSKRGSTLTEHMPPNHVMWQEKWNPTRILNWAGSIGFDTARLMKNILDSRSHPANAYRTCIAILSRAKSHDKSDFNMACKKAVEIRAYSVKSLESILSSKIYLEKDEKNTAPLSNHNNVRGRDYYKEEDKCQS
- the istB gene encoding IS21-like element helper ATPase IstB, coding for MSKLEDLIAELKLAGLEAALSRQMENPQYRDLPFEDRLLQLLQAESAERLSRKIKRNMAQAKFKDLNARVEDIDYTIPRGLDKSAMLSLIAGEYLNKKQNILITGPTGTGKSFIAQALANMAVRDGLNARYYRLPRLMDEMKLARLDGTYVKGLNKIARYNLLILDDFGINPLTADDANDLLEVIEDRAGISSVIVTSQLPVDRWYDYLNNDTVADAILDRLLHSSHKIKLKGESIRKIQADNA